TTTTGAAGAAAAAATGTTATGGGATTACCAGTCTTAATATCTTCAAAATATACATAATAATCATCTTTGCTATTATTTGAATATATTACATCAACTTCATCGATGTCCATAGTCAAGTTACCTTTTTTATATGGAATAATAGAAAAAACCTTTAATTCTTCTTTTTCATCTAATTCGCCTCTAACTATTATACCTAATTCATCACTATATTCTTTTAAGAGCTCAACTTTTATCTTATCTTCACCATAGTTAGATATATATTTCTCTGTAGGGTCATTAATTATCTGCTGTATTACATCTTTCATCTGTTTGGTTTCTTCGAGTTTCTTAAACCCAACTGCACTCAAATATTGCTCCATATTATTCACCACTCTTCTACATACTAAACTCATAATCTATAATTATATGTAGAATTATAGTAACATTACATATAGTAATTGTCTAGCTATAAATTTTATATAATGAAAATTATATTTGTTCTAGTGCATTGGCAAGGTCATCAATAATATCATCAATATTTTCAAGACCTACTGAAAATCTAATCAAATCAGGTTTAACACCTGAAGCAATCTGTTCTTCTTCCGATAATTGTCTATGGGTAGTACTAGCTGGATGTAATACACAAGATCTGGCATCTGCTACATGAACAACCAATGCTATCAGATTCAGATTATCAATAAGTTTCTCTCCTGCTTCTGTTCCACCTTTTACACCAAAAGTTAAAACTCCACTGCAACCATCTGGTAGATATTTCTTGGCAAGATCGTGAGTTGGGTGACTTTCAAGTCCTGGATAAACAACCCATGAAATCTTATCATTTCCTTCTAGCCATTTTGCTACTGCTAATGCATTCTGGCTGTGACGTTCCATTCTAAGAGGCAATGTCTCTAATCCTAAATTCATCAAGAAAGCATTAAATGGACTCATTGCTGCTCCAACATCTCTTAATAATTGAACTCTAGCTTTTGTAATGTAAGCTGCTTCTTTGAAATCTCTAACATACACAACACCATGATAGCTTTCGTCTGGAGTTGTCATTTCTGGGAATTTACCATTAGCCCAATTGAATTTACCACTATCAATAATCATACCACCTACACTTGTAGCATGTCCATCTGTGTATTTAGTACATGAATGAGTTACTATATCTGCTCCATGCTCAATAGGTCTGCATAAATAAGGTGTTGGAAAAGTATTATCAACGATTAATGGAACAACATTGTCATGTGCCAATGTTGAAAACTTCTCAAAATCTAGAATGTTAAGACCAGGATTACCTATAGTTTCAGCAAAAACGCCTTTTGTATTAGGTTTTATGTAAGTCTTCAATTCTTCTAGACTAAGTTCTGGATCGACAAATGTAACATCTATTCCGAATTTCTTAAGTGTGGTTTTCAGTAATGAAAAAGAACCACCATATAAAGTACTGGCTGCTAATAAGTGATCTCCCGCCGTACAAATGGTCATAACTGCTATCATTGTAGCTGCTTGTCCTGATGAAGTTGCCATAGCACCAATGCCACCTTCAAGCATAGCCATCTTTTTCTCCAACGCCTCAACTGTTGGGTTACTGATTCTTGTATACATATGTCCTGCTGCCTCTAAATCAAATAATTTGGCTACTTCTTCGCAAGTATCATATTTATATGTGGTACTCTGATATATTGGTAGAACTCTTGGTTCAGAATTACCTGGAGCATATCCACCTTGCACAGCCGCTGTTTCTATTTTCCATTTTTTCTCCATTTTTATGACCTCCTGTCTAAATATTGTTTATATTATAGAGTATATATTATAAAAATTCAATATATTAATTTACCAAAGTGCCTGTATATGATGATATTCCACGTAGTAATTTTTGGCACTCTAGTGATATAAGGATTTTTATACATATATGCTTCTATTTCACTAAAATAACTATGAAATACTTTACATAGGATAATTTATACTATATTATAGAATAATTATAATATATTGCAAGTACGCACATTTTAATCAGTTACTTACCATTTTGAAAGTAAGGTGATATTCAATGGCTAAACAATCATTAGAAAAATTTCCTAATCAAAAAAACAGACAAAAAGATTTTACTTGTTCAATAGGTTTTACTATGACTGTAATTGGGAGTAAATGGAGAGCCATAATATTATGGCACATAATAAAGAAAGAACCTATTAGATATGGTCAGTTAAAAAATACGATACCAAATATAAGCCATAAAGTTCTATCCTTGGAATTAAAGCAGCTTGAAAGTGATGGGCTTATAGAACGTAAGGCTTATGCGACTATTCCTCCAAAAGTTGAATATATCCCAACCAAAAGAGGTTTGTCACTAAAAGATATCCTTACTGAATTATGTAATTGGGGTAAAAAATACATGGAATCATAATAAAATAAACTCTGTTTTAGAATCTTCATATCTAAAACAGAGTCTATTTTATACAACTACTCTAGTTTTTCTTTTTAGTTGAAATGTCTACCCAAACTGCTAATAATAGTATAAGTCCTTTAACAATATACTGCCATGTTGGTCCTACATTCATAAGACTCATTCCATTATTAAGTGTTGCCATAACCAATGCACCAATTATCGCTCCTACTATGGTTCCTTCTCCACCCATAGTACTAGTTCCACCAATAATAGCAGATGCTATTACTTCAAGTTCAAGTCCTGCTCCAGCTGAAGCACTTGCCGCATTTAATCTGGCTGTAAATATGATAGCTCCCAATGCTGATAATATACCCATGGATGCAAATATCAAAAGATTTCTCTGTTTAATATTGATACCTGATAATCTAGAAGCTTCCTTATTACCACCAATTGCATATACGTGACGTCCAAATGTAGTATTCTTAGTAATAAATGTATATAGAATACCAACAACCAAAACAAATACTATAGAATAAGGTATACCTTTATAAGATGCCATGATACCGAAGAAGATAGCTATAGCTAAAGATACAACAATCATTTTTACCATTTGAAGATTCTTTGGTAGAGTTTCAAAATCATATCTTTTTCTTTCTCCTCTTTTCTTAAGCTCTAAAGCATTATAGATAATGATTGCAATAATACCTATAATAATCGTTGTCATATTAATTGATAAAGAACCTATATTAAGAGAAGCGATGTTTGGAATATATCCTTGTCCAAGAGCCTTGAAACTATCATCTAAAGGAGCGATTGTTGCCCCGTTGGTAACCCCTAACAGTGTCCCTTTAAAAATCATCATTCCTGCTAAGGTTACAATGAATGCAGGTACATTCCTGTAAGCAACCCAATAACCTTGCCATAATCCGATAAGTAAACCTACAAATAATGTTATTATTATAGTAACTAATGTTCCGTAATGAAGATTAACTTGTAGTGTAGCTGCTATGGCTCCTAAGAATCCTACTACTGAACCGATAGACAAATCTATATGACCTGCAACAATTACAAGTACAACCCCACAAGCAAGAATCGCTATATAGGATGTTTGTATAAACAAGTTGGATAAGTTCCTTGGCATTATGAATGTACCGCCAGTAAGTATTGTGAATATAATCATTAATCCAATTAAAGCTATGAACATTGTATATTGTTTTATATTTTTCTTTAGAGATAATCTAATAAGACTTATAATTCCATTTTCATTAGACATGCTTACATCCCTCCCGTTGCATATTGCATTACTATCTCTTGTGATGCATCTTTATAATCAAGTTCACCTGTCAATTTACCTTCGTGCATAATGAGTATCCTATCACTCATTCCTAGAATTTCAGGAAGCTCAGATGAAATCATAATAATTGAAACACCTTTGTCAACTAAATCGTTCATTATATTGTATATCTCATATTTAGCCCCTACGTCTATACCTCTTGTAGGCTCATCCAATATTAGAATCTTAGGATCTGCCATTAACCATTTAGCTAGAACAACTTTTTGTTGGTTACCTCCACTTAAGTTACTGACCTTTTGTTCTATTGATGGTGTTTTTGTTTTAAGGGCTTTTACATATTCATTAGTAATCTTAATCTCTTCATTCTGATTGATAACACCATGTCTTGAGATCTTGTGGAGATTAGCTAATGTAGTATTCTCTTTTATATCCATTCCAAGAACAAGTCCATTTACCTTTCTATCTTCCGAAAGATAACATAATCCTTTTCTAATGGCTGTTCTAGGGCTATTAATAGTCTCTTTTTTACCTTGAATCTTGACAGTTCCAGTTTTACCTACACCATAGGAACCAAATAAGCTCATGGCAAGTTCTGTTCTACCTGCTCCCATAAGTCCTGCAATACCTAAAATCTCTCCTTTTTTAGCTGTAAAGGAAATATTGTCTATTATCTTTTTATCAGGCATCTCTGGATTATATACAGTCAGGTTCTCTACTTCCAGCATAGGTTCTGATGGTTTATGCTCTTTTCTTGGGAATCTCTGAGTTAACTCTCTACCTACCATTAGAGATATGATCTTATCCTCTGTCATACTATCATCATTAACCGTAGTTGATATAGTCTGACCATCTCTTAGTACTGTTATATTGTCAGCTATTTCTTTTACTTCATTTAATTTATGTGAAATATATATGCATGTAACTCCTTTACTCTTAAGCTCTCTTATGATGTTAAGGAGGTTCTCGCTTTCTGTCTCATTAAGAGCTGCTGTAGGCTCATCTAGGATAAGTATATTAACATTCTTAGATATCGCTTTGGCAATCTCGATTAATTGCTGTTTACCTATTCCAAGTTTTATTATCTTAGTTAATGGATTATCATCTAACCCTACTTCTTTTAATAACTTGGAAGTGTTGGAGATTGTTTTATTCCAATCTATCATACCATTTTTCTTTATTTCATTTCCAAGATAGATATTTTCTGCTATATTCATCTCTTTAACTAGGGCAAGTTCTTGATAAATAATAGCTACTCCACCGTGCTCAGATTCTTTGATGCCATTATATCTTTGTTCTTTTCCATCTATCATGATTCTTCCTGTGTAACTACCATATGGATGAACACCACTTAAAACTTTCATCAAAGTGGATTTCCCAGCACCATTTTCTCCTACTAAAGCATGAATTTCTCCTCTTTTAACCTTAAAATTAACGTTATCAAGAGCTTTTACACCAGGAAATACTTTAGTTATGTCCTCCATCTGAAGTATATAGTCGTTCATGCTAAGCACCACCTTTCTTTACTAACATTCTTAAGGAGAAGAAATAAGTCATCCCTTCTCCAAAATTTCATATTTTAACAACATTCCAAATAAATATTGATATCATATTCTGCACTTATTAATTGATATTATTCTCTGTATACGTCTTCTTTTTTCAAGTAACCACTGTCGATCAATAATTCATCTATATTATCTTTATCTACTGCAAATGGTGTTAATAAGATAGATGGAACATCAACTGAGTTATTATTTACAGTTTGATTAGCTTCTTCTAATTTCTCGTCTTTAACTAATGCTACAGCAGCTTTTATTGCTTCTTCACCTAATAATCTAGTATCTTTGAAGATAGTCATAGTTTGTGTACCTTCAACGATTCTTATTGCTCCTGCAAGCTCAGCATCTTGTCCTGTAATAGGCACTTTTCCGTCAAGACCTTGTGCTGCTAAAGCTTGAACAGCACCACCAGCAGTACCATCGTTAGGCGCTAAAATTGCATCTACTTTATTATTGTTAGCTGTTAGAGCATTCTCTACTATCTTAAGAGCATTTTCTGGTTTCCAGTCATCAACAGGCTGGTCAACTAAAACTTTGATTTTTCCACTATCAACAAGTGGTTGAATATATTTCATAGCACCTTCTTTGAATAATGTTGCATTGTTATCAGTTGGTGCACCTGCCATTAAGAAATAATTTCCTTCTGGAACTAGATCAGTGATATATTTACCTTGTAATTCTCCAACTTTTACATTATCGAATGATATATATACGTCAATGTTTTCTGTATTCATTATTAAACGGTCATATGATATTACCTTGATACCTTCTTTTGCTGCTTCATCAACGATTGATGCTGCTGCTGATGCGTCTTGAGGAGCTACTATTAATGCGTCTACTCCTTGAGCTATTAAGTTCTTAGCTTGTGAATCTTGTTGTGACAAGTCATTATTGGCAACTTGAACTTTTAACTCTACTCCTAATTCTTTTGCAACTGCTTCCATTTTTTCTTTGTCTCTTACCCATCTTTCTTCCTGTTGTGTTGGAAGTGATAAACCTATAACAATTTTGTCATCCTTTTTAGAAGAACACCCTGCAAATAGTGAAGTTAACATCATAAGTCCTATAATAAGTGACATCATCTTAAATTTCTTTCTCATAAAATCCCTCCGTTATTTTTAATTGTTATTAAAAAACTGTTTTATAAGGTATCAACCTTATCTACATACATTGTAATAAAAAAGAGCCCAAAAGGCTCTAGAATAAATTATCAATAACTTAAATATTTTAATGTGTTATTCTTAATATATTAATCATATAGTAAAATTTTAATATTAAATAATTCCATTAGAATTACCTGCTATTTAATCCTTCCACTCACTCTCTGGTATATTTCTATAGATATCTTCCTTGATATGGAATCCATCTCTTATTATAGTATCTTCAATATTATCCTTGGTTACAGGAATAACATCATATTTTATATATTTCACATAATATGTTCCATCATCAATAAGAGTCTCATTCTCTATTATCTCACCTTTTGCTATTTTGATAGCTATTTCAGCTGCTGCTTGTGCAAGAATCTTTATAGGTTTATAGACTGTCATAAGTTGAGTACCTTCAACAATCCTCTGACATGCTGATAAATCGGCATCATGGCCTACCACTGCAACATCTCCAGCTATTCTGTTTTCAGCCAATGCTTCGATTGCTCCTTCTGCCAAACGGTCATTGGCAGCAATTATCCCATCAATATGTTCTCCTTTTGATAGGATTTCTTCTATACAAGAATATGCTACTTCTTCTCTCCAATCTTCTGCCCATACCTCTTTTAATATATTGATGTCACCTTTTTCTACAAAAGGTTTTAATGCATCTATTGTTCCTTTGTTAAACATCTTGCTATTGTTATCTTTACTTGAACCATTAATAATTACATAATTCCCTTTTGGTACAGCTTCCAACATGCTTTCAGCCATATATCTTCCCACTTTTTCATTATCAAAGGATACATAATAATCTACATTAGCATTGAATATCAGCCTATCGTATGCTATAACCTTTATACCTTTCTTTTTAGCAGCTTTAGTAACTTCGGTTATACCATTTTTATCATATGGAATTACAACTAATACATCAACATCTTGTTCAATCAGATATTTCATCTGTTTAATCTGAGTATCATTATCTTCATTAGCATTGAGAACCAATACCTCTGCTCCTAGTTCTTTGGCTTTTGCTACAAATATATTTCTATCTCTCTGCCATCTCTCTATTACAAGAGAATCTATTGATAATCCAATCTTAATAGTATCATCTTTGACTTTTTGGTCTTTTTTGGAGTTCATAGCAACAACTATCATAGTACCTACAATAATAATCAATAAACTAACTATCGCTATAATAACCTTCAACTTCCTTTTTGCTGACATAAGTATTACCCCCTATACTTTTATATGTCTTTTTGGTATTCCGTAGGTGATATACCAACAATCTTCTTGAACAATCTACTGAAATAGTTTGGATCATTATATCCTACTTCATAACAAATTTCTTTAATGGTTTTGTTAGAATTCTTAATAAGAGACTTTGATTTATTTATACGAATATTGGTCAGGTATTCAATAAAATTATAACCTGTCTCTTCTTTAAATAACCTGCTGAAATATTGAGGACTTATACTTATCACCTTAGAAACCTCTTCTAAAGTAATTTCATTACTGAAATACTTGTCAATATAATCTTTCGCATTCATTATCAATTTACTTACTTTGTTCTGTTTGTATTCTTTAACCATCTTTATAATATGTTTTGTTCTTTTTATGGCCCATCTTTGGATTTTTTCTTCTTCCATATTAATTATTTCTTGTAAATATGAAGAATAGTCTATATAAATATCTGATGGTATACCCATAGTATAAGCCATCTGATATATGAGCACAATCAATTCTATCATTTTACTTTTCCTATTGATAGGCACTAACTTAGATATACTATCAAATATTTTATTGAGTATTAATAATGCTTCATCTGTATTTCCAAGTTCAATGCTGCTTAATAGTTTTTTACATCGTTCATTATACTTATCTAGAGAGATATCTTTTACCTCTTTTACATCCATAATATGAACAACATGCTCACCGCTATTGTCCCTAAGAGCCTTCAAAGCTTCTTCATAAGAATTATGAAGGTATTCGATTTTACTATATCCTCCAATACCTATAAAAAATTCTACATCAGTGCTTTTCTTGGCTTTTTTCACAATATCTTCAGCCATCTGGATAGCTTCAAGCCTCTGCTTGTACTCATCCTCATGTTCCTTTGTTGCCACAAAAACAATTATCCTGTTAATCATAGTAGGACCTATAAGGCATTTACATCTATATTTTAACATATCTCTGATACTTGGATAGAATTTTTGGCTTTTTACACTTGAGCCAATTTTATTAGTTAGAGACATGGCTTTTTCACCTTCACCAAACTCAATGATCATCATATAACCACCATCATCCCCTAGGTCAAAGAGATCTTGGTATCTTTTTACTTCTTTTCCGAACTCCTTATCCATTAAGATTGAGTATATGAATCCACTTTCAAGTATAGGCAGTATATTTTGAAGTTTTTCTATGTTCTCCAATTCTTTTTTTCTCTTTTTTTCCTTCTCCTCCAAGTCGCTTATTATGGAGTTCAGCGTATCAATAAGTTTATATCTGTTTATTGGCTTGAGAATATACTCTTTTACACCTAGATTAACTGCTTCTTTGGCAAATTCGAATTGTTCATAAGCAGATAGTATAACAAATTGCACTCTACTGTTTCTTTCTTTTATTTCTTTAATTGCATCAATACCGTTTATACCTGGCATCCTTATATCCATAAATATTATATCTGGATTATGGTTACTAGCTTTTTCTATGGCCTCTCTACCATTTCTCGCACTATCAACAACTTCAACATTATCAAAATTCTTACTAACAATAAATTTGACTGCATTTATAACTATTTCCTCATCATCAACAACTAATAGCTTATACATATTAACGCATCTCCTCACGGTCTGATAGAATATCTTTATTTTCCAAAGGAAGGTTAATAACGATTTTAGTCCCCATACCTTTTTCACTAATAATTTTTATTACATCTTCTTTCCCGAAGTAAAGATGTAATCTGTGAATGACATTTCCCAGTCCTATACCTGTAGTATGCCCCTTCTTTGCTTTCTGAAGTATTTTGGATTCAGAGGTTACTTTGAGCACCTTCTCAATGTCATCCTTCTTCATTCCAACACCATTATCTTCAATAATGATTTGTCCATATTCTTTTTCTTTTCTTGTAACTATACGTACTATACCCCCTTCTTCCAAATCCCCAATTCCATGAATACATGCATTTTCCACTAACGGTTGTAAAATCAGAGGAGGCATAAATATTTGAGAGATACTATTGTCAACACTGAATTCAAATTGAATAAAATCTCCAAAACGTACTTTTAACAACTCAGAATATGATTTAATGTTTTCAATTTCTTCTTTCAATGTTACTGGGTTATCCAGTTTCTTAATATTATACCTGAAAAGGGCCGACATGTTTTCTAAGAAACTGCTGGTGGTATCAGCACCTTCCATCATTGCAAGTTGTACTCCTGCATTCAAGGTATTAAATAGAAAATGTGGGTTTATTTGAGATTGAAGTGCTTGTAACTCAGCATTATCCAAAAGATTTTTCATCTTAAGGTTCTGAAGTTCCTGATCCATCAATTTGGCTTCCATTTCTGCTGTATTTCTAAGTTTCTTGATATACTCTTTGATATTGGATTTCATCTTATTGAATGCTACCGCCATTACTTTTATTTCATCGTCAGTAGATACTATTACTTCATCTATATCAAAATTTCCTTTAGCTATCTCTTCAGCATTATGGGATAATTTTATAATAGGTTCTGTCATTTTGTATGTTGTAGAATAAATAATTAGAATAGATAATATTATTATATCTAATATTAGTATAATATTAATCTGCTGCAAAAATTTCAATTTGTTCTTTATATTAAGATACTCCCTGGTATTCCTATTGAATTCATTATAATTAACTTTGTTGATATATTCCTTGATGTAACTTTCTAATTGTGTTGTAGTAGTATATACAGTCAGGTATTCATCAATATCCCGTCCTCTTTTTGCTGCAATCCCTTTATCTGCTTCATTAAGATATGTTTCAATCATAAAAGCTATATCCTTAAGTAATAACCTGTTGTTGTCATAAGATAAACCTTTATTCATATCCATTGCTTTTTCTCTTAATTCATCACTATATCTAAGATAGTTATTAAGACTATCTGAATGTTTAGTAGACAAGTAATTATTAAGGTTAACATTTACTTTTGTAACAGTTTCAGATAGCTCTGTAAGGGCAACTCCATCAACGAACATGGATTCCATCTTCTGCATGAATTTACTGGACATTATGAAAGTAAATATACTTACTATACTTATTAATATGATTGTTATCATAAAATAAACCAGCATTTTTCTACGAATAGTATTAAGCCTTAATAACCTATCAAAGAATCTCAACTTTCATCACCTTCACTCTTTTGCCTTTTATTGGTATAATCATCAATATTTTCATTAGTGATAATATTTAAACCAGTATCATAAAAGGATGATGTTGTACCTTTTGTTATAACTTCTAATATAGCTTCTATACTCTTAGATCCTATATCATAAGGATTATCAACTATAGAGGCATCTATTACATGCTTTTCAATATACTTCAATACTTCTTCACTGTCCCCATATCCAACTATTGAGATATCCCCTACTTTGTTAAGGTCAACAATCACTTGAGCAACACCAATGGTATCTTTGACGCTGCTGCAAAAGATAGCACTTATATTAGGATAACTGTTTATTATCTTGCTGATAATGTCTTCTGCTCCTAATAAACCTAATTTGGATTCTTCAACTTTTTTTATTTCCATTTCATCATATTTATTAGTGATATCCTTGAATCCTGATAATATAAGATTCTTGGATGTCTCCAAATAATCATTTTCTTGAATATTATCAAGGATTATAGCAATTTCTCCTTTATTATCTATGGCATTGCTAACTAGTTTCCCAGCTTTCTCTCCAATTTCAAATGAATTGGACCCTACATAACTCTGTCTTTTACTAGCTGGTACATCTTCAAATACAGTTACAACGGGAACTCCCATATCCACAGCATGATTAATGGCTTCTTTAATCTTTTCATTATCCGTTACCTGAAGAATAATACCATCAACCTTTGACGCTATAGCTATATTAATATAATCCAACTGTTCATTTATATCTTCTTTCTTGACATCATTGATCTCTAATGCCACTTTCATTTTGTGGCTAGCATCATTGAGTCCTTTTAAAAATGCTTCCCCTGATAATGTATTGATATCATTGGAAATAACCATTAGGTGGTATTTAGGTGAATCTTTATCTTTATTGAATTTCTGTTCTTTACTATAATTAACGTCTTTCATATATAAAAATGAGAGACCTAGACTAATTATTAATACTAAAGATAATATACCTATTATTATACCTAAAATAACTTTTTTCATTTTTGTCCATCCTTACTTGGTAGTGTAGTCTATTTTAAAACTTTCTTGTCTATAATTATAACATATCCCTAATATTCCTTGTAAATAGCACTTTTTTGATTTATTTTCATATTAATATTAAAATAGTACTATCATATTTTATACCAATCAAAAATTAATTTGTTGACCTATATGAACATATTACATCCCATACGTAATATTTGGAATTTATAATAAAATTAAGATATACCTCTAAAGCTTAAATAATCAACTTATTATACGTGATTAATTATACAATTCTGTAGAAATTAATACATTTTTTAATCTATATATTTACATAAATAACTATATTTGCTAAAATAATATATATGATTGAATTAAAACGCTAAGGGCAGGACTTAATAGGGGGATATTATTATTATGGAAGATATAAATAAATATTATGAAGCAGCTGAAATTTTAAAGGTACTAGGTCATCCTACAAGATTGTGCATTGTCAATGGTTTAATTAGAAATAAAGGTTGTAATGTCTCTTTTATGCAG
The window above is part of the Vallitalea guaymasensis genome. Proteins encoded here:
- a CDS encoding O-acetylhomoserine aminocarboxypropyltransferase/cysteine synthase family protein — protein: MEKKWKIETAAVQGGYAPGNSEPRVLPIYQSTTYKYDTCEEVAKLFDLEAAGHMYTRISNPTVEALEKKMAMLEGGIGAMATSSGQAATMIAVMTICTAGDHLLAASTLYGGSFSLLKTTLKKFGIDVTFVDPELSLEELKTYIKPNTKGVFAETIGNPGLNILDFEKFSTLAHDNVVPLIVDNTFPTPYLCRPIEHGADIVTHSCTKYTDGHATSVGGMIIDSGKFNWANGKFPEMTTPDESYHGVVYVRDFKEAAYITKARVQLLRDVGAAMSPFNAFLMNLGLETLPLRMERHSQNALAVAKWLEGNDKISWVVYPGLESHPTHDLAKKYLPDGCSGVLTFGVKGGTEAGEKLIDNLNLIALVVHVADARSCVLHPASTTHRQLSEEEQIASGVKPDLIRFSVGLENIDDIIDDLANALEQI
- a CDS encoding winged helix-turn-helix transcriptional regulator encodes the protein MAKQSLEKFPNQKNRQKDFTCSIGFTMTVIGSKWRAIILWHIIKKEPIRYGQLKNTIPNISHKVLSLELKQLESDGLIERKAYATIPPKVEYIPTKRGLSLKDILTELCNWGKKYMES
- the mmsB gene encoding multiple monosaccharide ABC transporter permease produces the protein MSNENGIISLIRLSLKKNIKQYTMFIALIGLMIIFTILTGGTFIMPRNLSNLFIQTSYIAILACGVVLVIVAGHIDLSIGSVVGFLGAIAATLQVNLHYGTLVTIIITLFVGLLIGLWQGYWVAYRNVPAFIVTLAGMMIFKGTLLGVTNGATIAPLDDSFKALGQGYIPNIASLNIGSLSINMTTIIIGIIAIIIYNALELKKRGERKRYDFETLPKNLQMVKMIVVSLAIAIFFGIMASYKGIPYSIVFVLVVGILYTFITKNTTFGRHVYAIGGNKEASRLSGINIKQRNLLIFASMGILSALGAIIFTARLNAASASAGAGLELEVIASAIIGGTSTMGGEGTIVGAIIGALVMATLNNGMSLMNVGPTWQYIVKGLILLLAVWVDISTKKKN
- a CDS encoding xylose ABC transporter ATP-binding protein → MNDYILQMEDITKVFPGVKALDNVNFKVKRGEIHALVGENGAGKSTLMKVLSGVHPYGSYTGRIMIDGKEQRYNGIKESEHGGVAIIYQELALVKEMNIAENIYLGNEIKKNGMIDWNKTISNTSKLLKEVGLDDNPLTKIIKLGIGKQQLIEIAKAISKNVNILILDEPTAALNETESENLLNIIRELKSKGVTCIYISHKLNEVKEIADNITVLRDGQTISTTVNDDSMTEDKIISLMVGRELTQRFPRKEHKPSEPMLEVENLTVYNPEMPDKKIIDNISFTAKKGEILGIAGLMGAGRTELAMSLFGSYGVGKTGTVKIQGKKETINSPRTAIRKGLCYLSEDRKVNGLVLGMDIKENTTLANLHKISRHGVINQNEEIKITNEYVKALKTKTPSIEQKVSNLSGGNQQKVVLAKWLMADPKILILDEPTRGIDVGAKYEIYNIMNDLVDKGVSIIMISSELPEILGMSDRILIMHEGKLTGELDYKDASQEIVMQYATGGM
- a CDS encoding sugar ABC transporter substrate-binding protein, with product MRKKFKMMSLIIGLMMLTSLFAGCSSKKDDKIVIGLSLPTQQEERWVRDKEKMEAVAKELGVELKVQVANNDLSQQDSQAKNLIAQGVDALIVAPQDASAAASIVDEAAKEGIKVISYDRLIMNTENIDVYISFDNVKVGELQGKYITDLVPEGNYFLMAGAPTDNNATLFKEGAMKYIQPLVDSGKIKVLVDQPVDDWKPENALKIVENALTANNNKVDAILAPNDGTAGGAVQALAAQGLDGKVPITGQDAELAGAIRIVEGTQTMTIFKDTRLLGEEAIKAAVALVKDEKLEEANQTVNNNSVDVPSILLTPFAVDKDNIDELLIDSGYLKKEDVYRE
- a CDS encoding substrate-binding domain-containing protein codes for the protein MSAKRKLKVIIAIVSLLIIIVGTMIVVAMNSKKDQKVKDDTIKIGLSIDSLVIERWQRDRNIFVAKAKELGAEVLVLNANEDNDTQIKQMKYLIEQDVDVLVVIPYDKNGITEVTKAAKKKGIKVIAYDRLIFNANVDYYVSFDNEKVGRYMAESMLEAVPKGNYVIINGSSKDNNSKMFNKGTIDALKPFVEKGDINILKEVWAEDWREEVAYSCIEEILSKGEHIDGIIAANDRLAEGAIEALAENRIAGDVAVVGHDADLSACQRIVEGTQLMTVYKPIKILAQAAAEIAIKIAKGEIIENETLIDDGTYYVKYIKYDVIPVTKDNIEDTIIRDGFHIKEDIYRNIPESEWKD
- a CDS encoding response regulator is translated as MYKLLVVDDEEIVINAVKFIVSKNFDNVEVVDSARNGREAIEKASNHNPDIIFMDIRMPGINGIDAIKEIKERNSRVQFVILSAYEQFEFAKEAVNLGVKEYILKPINRYKLIDTLNSIISDLEEKEKKRKKELENIEKLQNILPILESGFIYSILMDKEFGKEVKRYQDLFDLGDDGGYMMIIEFGEGEKAMSLTNKIGSSVKSQKFYPSIRDMLKYRCKCLIGPTMINRIIVFVATKEHEDEYKQRLEAIQMAEDIVKKAKKSTDVEFFIGIGGYSKIEYLHNSYEEALKALRDNSGEHVVHIMDVKEVKDISLDKYNERCKKLLSSIELGNTDEALLILNKIFDSISKLVPINRKSKMIELIVLIYQMAYTMGIPSDIYIDYSSYLQEIINMEEEKIQRWAIKRTKHIIKMVKEYKQNKVSKLIMNAKDYIDKYFSNEITLEEVSKVISISPQYFSRLFKEETGYNFIEYLTNIRINKSKSLIKNSNKTIKEICYEVGYNDPNYFSRLFKKIVGISPTEYQKDI
- a CDS encoding sensor histidine kinase translates to MRFFDRLLRLNTIRRKMLVYFMITIILISIVSIFTFIMSSKFMQKMESMFVDGVALTELSETVTKVNVNLNNYLSTKHSDSLNNYLRYSDELREKAMDMNKGLSYDNNRLLLKDIAFMIETYLNEADKGIAAKRGRDIDEYLTVYTTTTQLESYIKEYINKVNYNEFNRNTREYLNIKNKLKFLQQINIILILDIIILSILIIYSTTYKMTEPIIKLSHNAEEIAKGNFDIDEVIVSTDDEIKVMAVAFNKMKSNIKEYIKKLRNTAEMEAKLMDQELQNLKMKNLLDNAELQALQSQINPHFLFNTLNAGVQLAMMEGADTTSSFLENMSALFRYNIKKLDNPVTLKEEIENIKSYSELLKVRFGDFIQFEFSVDNSISQIFMPPLILQPLVENACIHGIGDLEEGGIVRIVTRKEKEYGQIIIEDNGVGMKKDDIEKVLKVTSESKILQKAKKGHTTGIGLGNVIHRLHLYFGKEDVIKIISEKGMGTKIVINLPLENKDILSDREEMR